A single window of Chitinophaga sp. XS-30 DNA harbors:
- a CDS encoding MlaD family protein: MKGSSTKRSVIVGIFIFVGLLIFAAAILVLGGQRKSFIQSVQVKALFSDVGGLAKGDNIWFSGVKVGTIRKISFVDHNRIEVLMDIEKSSRQFIHKDVLAKVGTDGLVGNKIIALSGGTEQAPPIEDGDVLAIANTISSDELMNTLQVNNKNLVEITGNLKTISKSIVDGQGTLGRLINDSSVFLKLDETMASLSQTMANTRLLTEGLADYAQKLQTKGSLANDLISDTVVFGKLRSTSVQLEAASQDANEMMRNFKAISADVTNKLGSSESAAGVILNDPQAAEDLKATLSNLESTTKKLDMNMEALRSNFLFRRYFRKQEKEQQKKEKDSVRNAGR; the protein is encoded by the coding sequence ATGAAAGGTTCAAGTACTAAGAGAAGCGTTATCGTAGGCATATTCATATTTGTTGGCCTGCTCATATTTGCCGCGGCGATACTGGTATTGGGCGGACAGCGGAAATCCTTCATCCAGTCCGTGCAGGTAAAAGCCCTTTTCAGCGATGTAGGCGGCCTCGCCAAAGGCGATAACATCTGGTTCTCCGGTGTGAAAGTAGGCACTATCAGAAAGATCAGCTTTGTAGACCATAACCGCATTGAAGTGTTGATGGACATCGAAAAAAGCTCCCGGCAGTTCATTCATAAGGATGTGCTGGCGAAAGTAGGTACAGACGGACTCGTGGGCAACAAGATCATCGCCCTGAGCGGAGGCACTGAACAGGCACCGCCCATCGAGGACGGGGATGTGCTGGCCATCGCCAATACCATCAGCAGCGATGAACTGATGAACACCCTGCAGGTGAACAATAAAAACCTCGTGGAGATCACCGGCAACCTGAAGACCATTTCAAAAAGCATCGTAGATGGACAAGGTACCCTTGGCCGGCTGATCAACGACTCTTCCGTGTTTTTAAAACTGGACGAGACGATGGCTTCGCTCAGCCAGACCATGGCCAATACCCGCCTGCTGACAGAAGGCCTGGCCGATTATGCGCAGAAATTGCAGACAAAAGGTTCTCTGGCTAACGACCTGATCAGCGATACCGTTGTTTTCGGCAAACTCCGCAGCACATCGGTACAGCTGGAGGCGGCTTCTCAGGACGCCAATGAAATGATGCGCAACTTCAAAGCCATCAGCGCGGACGTAACTAACAAACTGGGCAGCAGCGAATCCGCCGCAGGCGTGATCCTGAACGACCCCCAGGCAGCGGAAGACCTGAAGGCCACCCTCTCCAACCTGGAAAGCACCACGAAAAAACTGGATATGAATATGGAGGCGCTGCGCAGCAATTTCCTCTTCAGAAGATACTTCAGGAAGCAGGAAAAGGAACAGCAGAAAAAGGAGAAAGACAGT
- a CDS encoding ABC transporter ATP-binding protein has protein sequence MKTFTPDIDWEEKVITISGLYKSFGDNHVLQGVDLDLYKGENIVVLGRSGTGKSVLIKIIAGLLKQDAGTVNVLGLEVNKLNNRELRELRLKVGFCFQNGALYDSMTVGENLAFPLTRNEPGMKREQRNKRIEIVLDAVGLSQTIDQMPAELSGGQRKRIGIARTLILRPEIMLYDEPTAGLDPITCIEINNLINEVQRRFKTSSIIITHDLTCAKATGDKIAVLKEGRFIKKGNFEEVFESDDELIREFYDYNFIQ, from the coding sequence ATGAAAACATTTACACCGGATATCGATTGGGAAGAAAAGGTGATCACCATCAGCGGGCTGTACAAATCCTTTGGGGATAATCATGTATTGCAGGGAGTGGATCTGGACCTTTACAAAGGGGAGAATATCGTTGTGCTGGGGCGTTCCGGTACCGGTAAATCCGTTTTGATCAAGATCATTGCGGGATTGCTGAAGCAGGATGCCGGGACGGTGAATGTGCTGGGGCTGGAAGTGAATAAACTGAACAACCGGGAATTGCGGGAGCTCCGGCTTAAAGTCGGCTTCTGTTTTCAGAATGGTGCGCTGTACGACAGCATGACGGTAGGGGAAAACCTCGCATTCCCCCTTACCCGTAATGAACCGGGCATGAAACGGGAGCAACGCAACAAACGCATTGAGATCGTGCTGGATGCCGTTGGCCTCTCGCAGACCATAGACCAGATGCCGGCGGAGCTGTCCGGCGGGCAAAGGAAACGTATCGGCATCGCCCGCACACTGATCCTCCGGCCGGAGATCATGCTGTACGATGAGCCCACTGCGGGGCTGGACCCCATTACCTGCATCGAGATCAATAACCTGATCAATGAAGTGCAGCGGCGGTTCAAGACCAGCTCTATCATCATCACGCACGATCTCACCTGTGCCAAGGCCACGGGTGACAAAATAGCCGTGCTGAAAGAAGGGCGGTTCATCAAAAAAGGGAATTTTGAAGAGGTCTTTGAATCAGATGATGAGCTGATCAGGGAGTTTTATGATTATAACTTTATACAATAA
- a CDS encoding ABC transporter permease: MDNTEQRDKPVISKSVDVFFTGVYNIFKFIGRFFREVMLPPFEIKELIRQCYQVGYKSLALISLTGFITGLVFTKQSRPSLAEFGATSWLPSLIAIAVIRALAPLVTALICAGKVGSSIGAELASMKVTEQIDAMEVSAINPFKYLVVTRILACTICLPILMAYTALIGMAGSYLDVHLNEQTTLAAFLQSALSNISFLDFAASLGKAIIFGFTIGTVSSYLGYNATQGTQGVGKAANVSVVISMFLIFIEEIIIVQLVNMIR, from the coding sequence ATGGACAATACAGAACAGCGTGACAAACCGGTTATTTCCAAAAGTGTGGACGTTTTTTTTACCGGGGTTTACAACATTTTCAAGTTCATCGGCCGTTTCTTCAGAGAAGTGATGCTTCCGCCATTCGAGATCAAAGAGTTGATTCGCCAGTGTTACCAGGTCGGATATAAATCCCTGGCGCTCATCAGTTTAACCGGATTTATCACCGGTCTGGTGTTCACGAAGCAATCCCGCCCCTCGCTGGCGGAATTCGGGGCAACCTCCTGGCTGCCTTCCCTGATCGCAATAGCCGTGATCCGGGCGTTGGCCCCGCTGGTAACGGCGCTGATCTGTGCGGGTAAAGTAGGCTCCAGCATAGGGGCCGAACTGGCATCCATGAAGGTAACGGAACAGATCGATGCGATGGAGGTATCGGCCATTAACCCGTTCAAATACCTGGTAGTCACCCGGATACTGGCCTGTACCATCTGTCTGCCTATACTAATGGCCTATACGGCATTGATCGGTATGGCGGGCTCCTACCTCGATGTACACCTGAATGAACAGACCACCCTGGCTGCTTTCCTGCAGAGCGCACTGTCCAACATCTCTTTCCTGGATTTCGCCGCTTCGCTTGGAAAAGCCATCATTTTCGGGTTCACCATCGGCACAGTATCCTCGTACCTGGGATATAATGCCACACAAGGTACCCAAGGTGTGGGGAAAGCTGCCAACGTTTCGGTGGTCATTTCCATGTTCCTGATATTCATTGAAGAGATCATTATTGTTCAACTGGTAAATATGATACGCTGA
- a CDS encoding metallophosphoesterase — protein sequence MLTRRDFLEMALKGIVIIGAGNTLQSFSPVGFRLPDREKVRFRFALASDGHYGQPKTTYYESHKKMVKWLNREGRRRGLDFAVINGDIFHDDSRFLPEAKKTWDQLKMTYYVSHGNHDMAPESDWEQTWGIPWHHAFETEDAAFLILNTADVKGKYICPDLGWTEEQLQRYRNKKHLFVFMHITPVKWTEHGIDCPELVDMFSRQQNLRAVFHGHDHIEDGMKEKNGKHYFFDAHIGGSWGTPYTGYRIVELLESGEVLSYQVNPGEDEPVNSTTIPV from the coding sequence ATGCTCACTCGCAGAGATTTCCTCGAAATGGCCCTGAAAGGCATCGTGATCATCGGTGCGGGCAATACTTTGCAGTCCTTTTCACCCGTGGGTTTTCGCCTGCCGGACCGGGAAAAGGTGCGGTTCCGCTTTGCCCTGGCTTCTGACGGGCATTACGGGCAACCCAAAACCACCTATTACGAGAGCCATAAAAAGATGGTCAAATGGCTGAACCGGGAAGGCCGCCGCAGGGGGCTGGATTTCGCCGTGATCAACGGGGATATTTTTCATGACGACAGCCGGTTCCTGCCGGAGGCGAAGAAGACCTGGGACCAGTTGAAGATGACCTATTATGTATCGCATGGCAATCACGATATGGCGCCGGAAAGCGATTGGGAGCAGACCTGGGGTATTCCCTGGCACCACGCCTTCGAAACGGAGGACGCCGCCTTCCTGATCCTGAACACCGCGGATGTAAAAGGGAAATATATCTGTCCGGATCTCGGCTGGACGGAAGAACAGCTGCAACGTTACCGCAACAAAAAACACCTGTTCGTATTCATGCATATCACCCCGGTGAAATGGACGGAGCATGGTATCGACTGCCCGGAACTGGTGGATATGTTCTCCCGGCAGCAGAACCTGCGCGCCGTATTCCACGGGCATGACCATATAGAGGATGGCATGAAGGAAAAGAACGGCAAACATTATTTCTTTGATGCACATATCGGCGGCAGCTGGGGAACGCCTTACACGGGCTACCGCATTGTAGAGCTGCTGGAGAGCGGGGAAGTGCTGAGCTACCAGGTGAACCCCGGGGAGGATGAGCCGGTGAACAGCACAACGATACCGGTCTGA
- a CDS encoding DUF4199 domain-containing protein — MKKNVIVFGLISGLILTVLMVTSTVMCYRNENFEGNMVLGYAAMLLAFSLIFVGIKNYRDKFNGGLITFGKAFRIGMFISLIASSMYVLVWLVEYYVFIPDFMDKYIPHVMNAAREDGATAAELEKKAVQMADFKEMYRNPLFVVLISYFEVLPIGLAVSLICAWILRRNRKDGEVLATAH, encoded by the coding sequence ATGAAAAAAAATGTGATCGTTTTCGGGTTGATCTCCGGATTGATCCTCACCGTACTGATGGTGACCTCTACGGTAATGTGTTACCGGAATGAGAATTTCGAGGGAAATATGGTGCTCGGGTATGCCGCCATGCTTCTCGCTTTCTCCCTGATCTTCGTAGGGATAAAGAATTACCGGGACAAATTCAACGGTGGCCTGATCACCTTCGGAAAGGCTTTCAGGATCGGGATGTTCATTTCGTTGATCGCCTCCAGCATGTATGTGCTGGTATGGCTGGTGGAGTACTATGTGTTCATCCCGGATTTTATGGACAAGTACATACCGCATGTGATGAATGCGGCCCGGGAGGATGGAGCCACCGCGGCAGAGCTGGAAAAGAAAGCGGTACAGATGGCCGATTTCAAGGAGATGTACCGGAATCCGCTTTTCGTGGTGCTGATCAGCTATTTCGAGGTCCTCCCGATTGGATTGGCCGTTTCCCTGATCTGTGCCTGGATATTGAGGCGCAACCGGAAGGATGGGGAAGTCCTCGCCACAGCCCATTGA
- a CDS encoding response regulator transcription factor translates to MNYSGCMMANNFLSKYKLVFLYGVALALLLFLLRLLELHFVIMGNAMELYIGAIAVIFTALGIWLALKLARPKVETVVVEKEVFVHQNGAPFILNETALQALQLTKREFEVLQLMAEGLSNQEIAARLFLSLHTIKTHSSRLFEKMEVKRRTQAIEKGKRLQIIP, encoded by the coding sequence ATGAACTATTCCGGATGTATGATGGCCAATAACTTCCTGTCGAAATACAAACTTGTTTTCCTGTATGGTGTGGCGCTGGCGCTGCTGCTGTTCCTGCTGCGCCTGCTGGAGCTGCATTTTGTGATCATGGGCAACGCCATGGAGCTGTATATTGGCGCCATCGCGGTCATTTTTACGGCGCTGGGCATCTGGCTGGCGCTGAAGCTGGCCCGGCCGAAAGTGGAGACCGTGGTGGTGGAAAAGGAAGTATTTGTCCATCAGAACGGTGCGCCGTTTATATTGAATGAAACAGCCCTGCAGGCGCTCCAGCTGACCAAAAGGGAATTTGAAGTGCTGCAGCTGATGGCCGAAGGGCTTAGCAACCAGGAGATCGCCGCCCGGCTGTTCCTTTCCCTTCACACGATCAAAACCCATTCTTCCAGGCTGTTTGAAAAAATGGAGGTGAAACGGCGGACACAGGCCATAGAAAAAGGGAAGCGGCTGCAGATCATCCCCTGA
- a CDS encoding RNA polymerase sigma factor encodes MYDKQISDGELLRSLRGDDTAAFEVLYDRYWKALYLKACQRVDKDEAKDLVQEVMISLWRRRKEIAPDQEGDLGRYLFTAIKYRVISHYAFTATEIKKLDIFDILEGQLNNDALETKELKASIESAVSRLPARMQQIFRMSREDDCSIPDIARKLNLSEQTVKNQLTEALKRLRNSLQASSSGEWALMLAYMFLHVHKNL; translated from the coding sequence ATGTACGACAAGCAGATCAGCGATGGAGAATTACTACGATCTTTAAGAGGGGATGATACCGCTGCCTTTGAGGTGCTGTATGATCGCTACTGGAAGGCTTTGTACCTCAAGGCTTGCCAGCGGGTGGACAAGGATGAGGCAAAAGACCTGGTACAGGAAGTGATGATCAGCCTGTGGCGCCGCCGGAAGGAGATAGCGCCGGACCAGGAAGGGGACCTCGGCCGTTACCTCTTCACGGCCATCAAGTACCGCGTCATCAGCCATTATGCATTCACCGCCACCGAGATCAAAAAGCTGGATATCTTCGATATCCTTGAGGGGCAGCTGAACAATGACGCGCTGGAAACCAAAGAACTGAAAGCCTCCATCGAATCGGCCGTCAGCCGTCTGCCGGCCAGGATGCAGCAGATCTTCCGGATGAGCCGGGAAGACGACTGCTCCATCCCCGATATTGCCAGAAAACTCAACCTGTCCGAGCAAACGGTCAAGAACCAGCTCACGGAAGCCCTCAAAAGATTACGTAACTCCCTGCAAGCCAGTTCTTCAGGGGAATGGGCATTAATGCTTGCCTATATGTTCCTGCACGTCCACAAAAACCTTTGA
- a CDS encoding FecR family protein produces MEAKKIKQLFRQYLLGKAPEKESEVVENWYDSFDEVPVMLMGAEEERLVRQEIWQNIQPQISVAKSFYLRTASRWAAAAVILLGIGGLAYFLLNPSPSYTQISTADGEQRTIQMEDGSRLVLNAGSTVRISADFSRERKLHILDGEVFVDVKGDIQKPFIVESGPLTTTVLGTSFNISAYEGLQRLSVGVVSGKVSVKAAGKVNILEKGRELVYDRQLGTSSVAVLAPGTIEWQQGKLILNDVSFDDMVVLMKKNFGIQITSTEDHVKATRYTTELPTTMEPVKAAEVLAAIHRLKIKVNNNHQILIY; encoded by the coding sequence TTGGAAGCAAAGAAAATTAAGCAGCTGTTCCGGCAGTATTTGCTTGGAAAGGCTCCGGAGAAGGAGAGCGAAGTAGTGGAAAACTGGTACGATTCCTTCGACGAGGTTCCTGTCATGTTGATGGGAGCGGAGGAGGAGCGCCTTGTCCGCCAGGAAATATGGCAAAATATCCAACCCCAAATTTCAGTTGCTAAATCCTTTTACCTGCGCACGGCAAGCCGTTGGGCCGCCGCGGCGGTGATCCTGCTGGGGATCGGCGGTCTCGCCTATTTCCTCCTGAACCCGTCCCCATCCTATACCCAAATCAGCACCGCTGACGGAGAGCAAAGGACCATACAAATGGAAGACGGTTCCCGCCTTGTGCTCAATGCCGGTTCTACCGTCCGTATCTCCGCTGATTTCTCCCGCGAAAGGAAACTCCATATCCTTGACGGGGAAGTATTCGTGGATGTGAAAGGCGATATCCAAAAGCCCTTTATCGTGGAAAGCGGCCCGCTGACCACTACGGTACTGGGCACATCCTTTAATATTTCCGCCTATGAGGGCCTGCAGAGACTGAGCGTGGGCGTAGTGTCCGGCAAAGTGAGCGTGAAGGCGGCCGGAAAGGTGAACATCCTCGAAAAAGGCCGGGAACTGGTGTATGACAGGCAGCTGGGCACCAGCAGCGTAGCAGTGCTGGCCCCTGGTACGATCGAATGGCAGCAGGGCAAACTGATACTCAATGATGTTTCTTTTGATGATATGGTGGTGCTGATGAAAAAGAATTTCGGCATTCAGATCACTTCCACGGAAGACCACGTTAAAGCAACCCGGTACACCACGGAACTACCCACTACCATGGAACCTGTTAAAGCAGCGGAAGTACTGGCCGCTATTCACCGCCTGAAAATAAAAGTCAACAATAACCATCAAATACTGATCTACTAA
- a CDS encoding TonB-dependent receptor — protein MKKMIKTLRKRVLVIIVMLTSASIILPVYAGQGQILKKTNVTINLKGGSLESAIQALHQTTKVTFAYDKQLLRSYPAGSHSFSNERLDRVLEALLQNKQLAFDEVNDIVVISRKAAAAGQPPAPAAGRADIVVSGTVVDENGSPLPGVSVAVQGVSTMTSTDVAGKFKILVQSPEAKLAFSFIGYETAIVTVGTQTTLNIQMKVASQSLDEVAVIGFGTQRKVSLVGAQSTVKPAEFKQPSQDITSMLAGRIAGVVGVQRTGEPGKGSADIWIRGISTFGGGNASGPLILVDGVERSINNISPEDIESFTVLKDAAGTAVYGVRGANGVILLKTKTGKVGKPQIYFDYNEGVNTFTKRPEMLDGITYMNLANEALTTRNQNPKYSQEHIDNTKNGTDPLLYPNVDWMDAVFNKYGHTRSANLNASGGVENAQYYVSLGYFNETGFLKTDDLAQYNSSLKYNRYNFTTNVNLRVTKTTKLDVGLQGYFSNGNYPGINTHDIFQSAMDAAPIAYPVMYPGGFVPGQSSNGGFRNPYADLTRRGYRNEFRNQLFSNIRATQELDMLTKGLSATAMFAFDTYNQNYITRSKREDTYFPDQNDPYKPDGSLNLIKTFTGNDYLNFDNNGGDRRTSRKFYTETAINYDRAFDKHRVGGLALFYTSDYSNALAGDFISSIPERSLGLAGRATYSYDDRYFAEFNFGYNGSELFEPQDRFGFFPAMGVAWVVSNEKFFAPLKNAVSFLKFRYSNGNTGLGTAEERFLYITRLDTYGGAYRFGKSFENVDGININRYATNVRWSVSNKQDLGMEVRLLNDRLSLIVDLFKEHRTGIFLRRASNVDFMGLQNQQYGNLGIVDNKGIDATLEYNTRIGEVDLSLRGNITYNKDILVEDDSPPQLYPWMERRGNNVLARYGYIAEGLFETEEEINRSAVPGDKELIKPGDIKYKDLNGDGLINSNDMTRIGRGDVPSLVYGFGFNVGYKGFQIGLLFQGISDADRMLRGSAIIPFNGGGGLTNAYSIATDRWTPENPDPNAFYPRLAYGEAENKNNTQPSSWWVKDVSFMRLKSAQLAYNLPSSFLKRYGIRNSSVYLQGINLLTFSKFKLWDPELNTDNGTSYPNIRTISMGVNLRF, from the coding sequence ATGAAAAAAATGATCAAAACACTCAGGAAAAGGGTGCTGGTTATCATCGTCATGCTGACGAGTGCCTCCATCATACTGCCCGTATATGCCGGGCAGGGGCAGATCCTGAAAAAAACCAACGTCACCATCAACCTCAAAGGGGGATCCCTGGAATCTGCCATCCAGGCATTGCATCAGACCACAAAAGTCACATTCGCTTATGACAAACAGCTGTTACGCTCCTATCCCGCAGGGTCACATTCCTTTTCGAACGAGCGGCTGGACAGGGTGTTGGAAGCCCTGTTGCAAAACAAGCAGCTTGCTTTCGATGAAGTGAACGACATTGTGGTGATCAGCCGGAAAGCTGCCGCCGCAGGGCAGCCACCCGCACCCGCGGCAGGCCGTGCGGATATTGTAGTGTCCGGCACCGTGGTGGACGAGAATGGCAGCCCCCTGCCGGGTGTAAGCGTAGCCGTGCAAGGCGTCAGCACCATGACCTCTACCGATGTGGCGGGCAAATTCAAGATACTGGTGCAATCACCAGAAGCCAAACTGGCATTCAGCTTCATCGGCTACGAAACCGCGATAGTGACCGTAGGTACGCAGACCACGCTGAACATCCAGATGAAAGTGGCCAGCCAGTCGCTGGACGAGGTCGCAGTGATCGGCTTCGGTACCCAGCGCAAGGTAAGCCTGGTGGGTGCGCAATCCACCGTGAAACCTGCGGAGTTCAAACAGCCTTCACAGGATATCACCTCCATGCTTGCGGGCAGGATCGCGGGTGTAGTGGGCGTGCAGCGTACCGGTGAACCGGGAAAAGGCAGCGCAGACATCTGGATCCGCGGCATCTCCACCTTCGGCGGCGGCAATGCTTCCGGCCCCCTGATCCTCGTGGATGGGGTGGAACGTTCTATCAACAATATCTCCCCCGAAGACATCGAATCCTTTACCGTACTGAAAGATGCGGCCGGCACGGCAGTGTACGGCGTTCGCGGCGCCAATGGCGTGATCCTGCTGAAAACCAAGACCGGCAAAGTGGGCAAACCCCAGATCTATTTCGATTATAATGAAGGGGTGAACACCTTTACCAAAAGACCCGAGATGCTGGACGGTATCACCTATATGAATCTCGCCAACGAAGCATTGACCACCCGTAACCAGAACCCCAAATACTCCCAGGAGCACATCGACAATACAAAGAACGGGACCGACCCGCTGCTGTATCCGAATGTGGACTGGATGGATGCGGTGTTCAACAAATACGGCCATACCCGCAGCGCCAACCTCAACGCCAGCGGCGGTGTGGAGAACGCGCAATATTATGTGTCCCTCGGCTACTTTAACGAAACCGGTTTCCTCAAAACGGATGACCTGGCACAATACAATTCTTCCCTGAAGTACAACCGCTATAATTTTACGACCAACGTGAACCTGCGGGTAACCAAAACAACGAAGCTGGATGTGGGCCTGCAGGGATATTTCTCCAACGGCAACTATCCGGGCATCAACACGCATGATATCTTCCAGAGCGCGATGGACGCGGCGCCGATAGCATACCCCGTGATGTATCCCGGCGGCTTTGTGCCCGGCCAGTCATCCAATGGCGGTTTCCGTAACCCTTATGCGGACCTTACCCGCCGCGGATACCGCAACGAATTCAGGAACCAGCTGTTTTCCAATATCAGGGCTACGCAGGAGCTGGATATGCTTACCAAAGGCCTGTCCGCCACCGCCATGTTCGCCTTTGATACTTACAACCAGAACTACATCACCCGTTCAAAAAGGGAAGACACTTATTTCCCCGATCAGAACGACCCATATAAGCCTGATGGCAGCCTGAACCTGATCAAGACGTTCACAGGAAACGACTACCTGAACTTTGACAACAACGGCGGCGACCGCCGGACCAGCCGGAAGTTCTATACTGAAACGGCCATCAACTACGACAGGGCGTTTGACAAACACCGGGTAGGCGGTCTTGCGCTATTCTATACCAGCGATTATTCCAATGCCCTTGCCGGTGATTTCATCAGCTCTATCCCGGAGCGTTCACTCGGCCTGGCCGGCAGGGCTACTTATTCGTATGACGACCGTTACTTTGCCGAGTTCAATTTCGGCTACAATGGTTCCGAGTTGTTTGAGCCGCAGGACCGGTTCGGGTTTTTCCCGGCCATGGGCGTAGCCTGGGTGGTATCCAATGAAAAGTTCTTCGCTCCGCTGAAGAATGCCGTATCCTTCCTGAAGTTCCGCTACTCCAACGGTAACACCGGGCTTGGTACGGCGGAAGAAAGGTTCCTGTACATCACCAGGCTGGATACATACGGTGGTGCTTACCGCTTCGGCAAGTCGTTCGAGAATGTGGACGGCATCAACATCAACCGTTATGCCACCAATGTGAGATGGTCCGTTTCCAACAAGCAGGACCTCGGTATGGAAGTCCGTTTGCTGAATGACCGGCTGTCCCTGATCGTGGACCTCTTCAAAGAGCATCGTACCGGCATCTTCCTGAGACGTGCTTCCAATGTGGATTTTATGGGATTGCAGAACCAGCAGTACGGCAACCTCGGCATTGTGGATAATAAAGGCATAGACGCTACGCTGGAATACAATACCCGCATCGGGGAAGTGGACCTGAGCCTGAGGGGCAACATCACGTACAACAAGGATATTCTGGTAGAGGACGATTCTCCCCCGCAGTTGTATCCCTGGATGGAGCGCCGCGGCAACAATGTGCTGGCGCGTTACGGGTACATTGCGGAAGGATTGTTCGAGACCGAGGAAGAGATCAACCGCAGCGCGGTGCCTGGCGATAAAGAGCTCATCAAACCAGGTGATATCAAATACAAGGATTTGAACGGCGATGGGCTGATCAATTCAAATGATATGACCAGGATCGGCCGGGGAGATGTGCCTTCCCTGGTGTATGGCTTCGGTTTCAATGTTGGCTATAAAGGTTTCCAGATCGGGCTGCTGTTCCAGGGGATTTCCGATGCGGACCGCATGCTGCGGGGATCTGCCATCATTCCCTTCAACGGCGGTGGCGGTCTCACCAATGCCTACAGTATTGCAACCGACAGGTGGACGCCGGAGAACCCGGACCCCAATGCTTTTTATCCCCGCCTCGCTTACGGCGAAGCCGAGAACAAGAACAATACACAACCCAGTTCCTGGTGGGTGAAGGACGTGAGCTTCATGCGCCTCAAATCCGCGCAGCTGGCCTACAACCTGCCATCCAGTTTCCTGAAGCGGTACGGCATACGCAACTCTTCCGTGTACCTGCAAGGCATCAACCTGCTTACATTCAGCAAGTTCAAGTTATGGGACCCGGAGCTGAACACGGATAATGGTACTTCCTATCCAAATATCAGAACGATTTCCATGGGTGTGAACCTCAGGTTCTGA